A portion of the Musa acuminata AAA Group cultivar baxijiao chromosome BXJ1-1, Cavendish_Baxijiao_AAA, whole genome shotgun sequence genome contains these proteins:
- the LOC135633337 gene encoding DNA-directed RNA polymerase II subunit RPB1 yields the protein MDTRFPFSPAEVAKVRTVQFGILSPDEIRQMSVVQIEHGETMERGKPKPAGLSDPRLGTIDRKMKCETCMANMAECPGHFGHLELAKPMFHIGFLKTVLAIMRCVCFNCSKILADEEDTRFKQALKIRNPKNRLKRIYDACKSKKKCSGGDDIDVQGQQDSEEPMKKSRGGCGAQQPNITIDGMKMVAEYKAPKKKSDEQEQLPEPAERKQILSAERVLSVLKRISDEDCLLLGLNPKYARPDWMILQVLPIPPPPVRPSVMMDTSSRSEDDLTHQLAMIIRHNENLRRQERNGAPAHIISEFAQLLQFHIATYFDNELPGQPRATQRSGRPIKSICSRLKAKEGRIRGNLMGKRVDFSARTVITPDPTINIDELGVPWSIALNLTYPETVTPYNIERLKELVEYGPHPPPGKTGAKYIIREDGQRLDLRYLKKSSDHHLELGYKVERHLCDGDFVLFNRQPSLHKMSIMGHKIKIMPYSTFRLNLSVTSPYNADFDGDEMNMHVPQSFETRAEVIELMMVPKCIVSPQSNRPVMGIVQDTLLGCRKITKRDTFIEKDVFMNILMWWEDFDGKVPAPAILKPRPLWTGKQVFNLIIPKQINLIRFSAWHSESETGFITPGDTLVRIEKGELLSGTLCKKTLGTSTGSLIHVIWEEVGPDAARKFLGHTQWLVNYWLLQNAFSIGIGDTIADAATMEKINETISKAKNDVKDLIKLAQEKQLEAEPGRTMMDSFENRVNQVLNKARDDAGSSAQKSLSESNNLKAMVTAGSKGSFINISQMTACVGQQNVEGKRIPFGFIDRTLPHFTKDDYGPESRGFVENSYLRGLTPQEFFFHAMGGREGLIDTAVKTSETGYIQRRLVKAMEDIMVKYDGTVRNSLGDVIQFLYGEDGMDAVWIEYQKFDSLKMKKGEFDSVFRYEIDDDNWNPSYLQPEHVEDLKTIREFRNVFDAEVQKLEADRYQLGTEIATTGDISIPMPVNLKRLIWNAQKTFKIDLRRPSDMHPMEIVEAIDKLQERLKVVPGDDFLSMEAQKNATLLFNILLRSSFASKRVMKEYRLTREAFEWVIGEIESRFLQSLVAPGEMIGCVAAQSIGEPATQMTLNTFHYAGVSAKNVTLGVPRLREIINVAKKIKTPSLSVYLKPGVNKKKELAKNVQCALEYTTLRSVTHATEIWYDPDPMSTIIEEDVEFVKSYYEMPDEDIAPEKISPWLLRIELNREMMVDKKLSMADIAEKINHEFDDDLTCIFNDDNADKLILRIRIMNDDAPKGELQDESAEDDVFLKKIESNMLTEMALRGIPDINKVFIKSGKINRFDENEGFKPDVEWMLDTEGVNLLAVMCHEDIDATRTTSNHLIEVIEVLGIEAVRRSLLDELRVVISFDGSYVNYRHLAILCDTMTYRGHLMAITRHGINRNDTGPMMRCSFEETVDILLDAAVYAEGDHLRGVTENIMLGQLAPIGTGDCALYLNDQMLQQAIELQLPSYMDGGFGGPGGFDFGMTPSRSPISGTPYHEGMMSPSYLLSPNIRASPITDAQFSPYVGGMAFSPSSSPGYSPSSPGYSPSSPGYSPTSPGYSPTSPGYSPTSPGYSPTSPTYSPSSPGYSPTSPAYSPTSPSYSPTSPSYSPTSPSYSPTSPTYSPTSPSYSPTSPSYSPTSPSYSPTSPVYSPTSPAYSPTSPAYSPTSPSYSPTSPSYSPTSPSYSPTSPSYSPTSPSYSPTSPAYSPTSPGYSPTSPSYSPTSPSYSPTSPSYNPASAKYSPSLAYSPSSPRLSPSSPYGQSSPNYSPFNSRSGPDYSPSSPQYSPSAGYSPTSPGYSPSSTSQYTPQMSNEDEESTR from the exons ATGGACACGCGATTCCCGTTCTCACCGGCCGAGGTCGCCAAAGTCCGCACCGTTCAGTTCGGCATCCTCAGCCCCGACGAGATC CGGCAAATGTCGGTGGTGCAGATCGAGCACGGAGAGACGATGGAGCGGGGCAAGCCGAAGCCAGCAGGGCTCAGCGACCCGCGGCTCGGCACCATCGACCGGAAGATGAAGTGCGAGACTTGCATGGCTAACATGGCGGAGTGCCCCGGTCACTTTGGTCACCTCGAGCTCGCCAAACCCATGTTCCATATCGGGTTCCTCAAGACGGTGCTTGCTATTATGCGTTGCGTCTGCTTCAATTGCTCCAAGATCCTTGCTGATGAG GAGGATACCAGGTTCAAGCAAGCTTTGAAAATTAGGAACCCAAAAAATAGGTTGAAGAGAATATATGATGCCTGTAAAAGCAAGAAGAAATGTTCTGGTGGTGATGACATTGATGTCCAGGGTCAACAAGACTCAGAAGAACCAATGAAGAAGAGCAGGGGTGGATGTGGTGCTCAGCAGCCAAACATTACCATAGATGGAATGAAAATGGTTGCAGAATATAAAGCTCCAAAAAAGAAATCTGATGAACAAGAGCAGCTTCCTGAACCTGCTGAGAGAAAACAAATTCTTTCTGCTGAGAGG GTTCTTAGTGTTCTAAAGAGGATAAGCGATGAGGACTGTTTGCTATTGGGTTTAAATCCCAAATATGCCCGCCCTGATTGGATGATATTGCAAGTTCTTCCAATTCCTCCACCTCCTGTAAGACCTTCTGTGATGATGGATACTTCTTCGAGGAGTGAG GATGATTTGACACATCAATTGGCAATGATAATTAGGCACAATGAGAATTTGAGGAGGCAAGAGAGGAATGGGGCTCCAGCTCACATTATTTCAGAATTTGCTCAATTATTGCAATTTCACATTGccacatattttgataatgagctTCCTGGTCAGCCTAGG GCTACACAGCGGTCAGGACGGCCCATTAAATCTATATGCAGTAGACTAAAGGCTAAAGAAGGCCGAATTAGAGGTAACTTGATGGGAAAGCGTGTTGATTTTTCAGCACGAACAGTTATTACACCTGACCCTACAATCAACATTGATGAACTGGGAGTTCCTTGGAGCATAGCTTTGAATCTTACGTACCCAGAGACTGTAACCCCATACAATATTGAGAG ATTAAAAGAACTTGTGGAATATGGGCCTCATCCTCCTCCTGGAAAAACCGGTGCAAAATATATCATACGAGAAGATGGTCAAAGGCTTGATCTTCGATACTTGAAAAAAAGCAGTGATCACCATTTGGAGCTTGGATACAAG GTCGAGCGCCATTTGTGTGATGGTGACTTTGTTCTTTTCAACCGGCAGCCCAGTCTCCACAAAATGTCCATCATGGGGCACAAGATAAAAATTATGCCTTACTCAACTTTTCGCTTAAATCTATCTGTAACATCTCCGTATAATGCTGATTTTGATGGTGATGAGATGAACATGCATGTTCCCCAATCTTTTGAAACCAGAGCAGAAGTCATAGAGCTAATGATGGTACCAAAGTGTATTGTTTCACCTCAGTCAAATCGCCCTGTTATGGGTATTGTCCAGGATACCCTTCTGGGATGTCGCAAGATTACCAAAAGGGATACATTTATAGAAAAG GATGTCTTTATGAACATCTTGATGTGGTGGGAAGACTTTGATGGAAAGGTACCTGCTCCTGCTATATTGAAACCTAGGCCATTGTGGACTGGAAAACAAGTTTTCAACCTGATCATCCCAaagcaaataaacttaataagatTTTCAGCATGGCATTCAGAATCAGAAACTGGTTTCATTACTCCAGGTGACACTCTAGTTCGAATTGAGAAGGGTGAACTTCTTTCAGGCACCCTTTGCAAAAAAACTCTAGGAACATCTACTGGAAGTCTTATTCATGTCATCTG GGAAGAAGTTGGCCCAGATGCAGCTCGCAAATTTTTGGGGCACACACAGTGGCTTGTGAACTATTGGCTGTTACAGAATGCTTTTAGTATTGGAATTGGAGACACAATTGCCGATGCAGCAACAATGGAGAAAATCAATGAAACAATCTCAAAAGCTAAAAATGACGTGAAAGATCTTATCAAGCTTGCACAGGAGAAGCAATTGGAAGCTGAACCTGGGCGAACCATGATGGACTCGTTCGAAAATAGAGTAAATCAG GTACTGAATAAGGCTCGTGATGATGCGGGTAGTAGTGCCCAGAAGAGCTTATCCGAAAGTAACAACTTAAAGGCCATGGTTACTGCTGGATCAAAAGGTAGTTTTATCAATATCTCACAGATGACTGCCTGTGTGGGGCAGCAGAATGTTGAGGGCAAACGAAtaccctttggtttcattgatcGAACATTGCCTCATTTCACTAAAGACGATTATGGGCCTGAAAGTCGTGGTTTTGTGGAGAATTCATACCTTCGTGGGTTGACACCACAAGAGTTCTTTTTTCATGCCATGGGTGGTAGGGAAGGTTTGATTGATACTGCTGTCAAGACTTCTGAGACGGGCTACATCCAACGTCGTCTTGTAAAGGCTATGGAAGACATAATGGTTAAATATGATGGTACTGTCAGAAATTCTCTGGGGGATGTTATTCAGTTCTTATATGGAGAAGATGGTATGGATGCTGTTTGGATTGAGTACCAGAAATTTGATTCGTTGAAGATGAAAAAGGGCGAGTTTGATAGTGTTTTCAGGTATGAGATCGATGATGACAACTGGAATCCTAGCTACTTACAACCTGAGCATGTTGAGGATTTGAAAACTATCCGTGAGTTTAGAAATGTGTTTGATGCAGAGGTTCAGAAACTAGAAGCTGACCGTTACCAGCTTGGCACTGAGATTGCTACTACTGGTGATATCTCAATTCCTATGCCTGTGAATCTCAAGAGACTTATCTGGAATGCACAAAAGACATTCAAGATTGATCTGAGAAGGCCATCTGACATGCACCCAATGGAGATTGTGGAAGCTATTGATAAGCTTCAAGAAAGGCTCAAAGTGGTTCCTGGTGATGATTTTTTGAGCATGGAGGCTCAAAAAAATGCTACTTTATTATTCAATATCCTTCTTCGTAGTTCATTTGCTAGCAAACGGGTTATGAAGGAGTATAGGCTCACTCGTGAGGCATTTGAATGGGTTATTGGTGAAATTGAATCTCGTTTTCTGCAGTCACTGGTAGCTCCAGGTGAAATGATTGGCTGTGTAGCTGCCCAGTCTATTGGAGAGCCAGCTACACAGATGACCTTAAATACCTTCCATTATGCTGGTGTGAGTGCCAAGAATGTCACTCTTGGAGTTCCCAGGTTGAGGGAAATTATTAATGTTGCTAAGAAGATTAAAACTCCTTCTCTTTCTGTTTATTTGAAGCCTGGGgttaataaaaagaaagaactGGCTAAGAATGTACAATGTGCATTGGAATACACAACACTGCGAAGTGTTACACATGCCACTGAAATATGGTATGATCCTGACCCTATGAGTACCATTATTGAGGAAGATGTGGAATTTGTCAAGTCATATTATGAAATGCCAGATGAGGATATTGCTCCTGAAAAGATATCTCCTTGGCTGCTTCGTATTGAACTGAATCGCGAGATGATGGTTGACAAGAAGTTGAGCATGGCAGACATTGCAGAGAagatcaatcatgagtttgatgatgatttgaCATGCATCTTTAATGATGATAATGCAGACAAGCTCATCCTCCGTATTCGTATCATGAATGATGATGCGCCTAAAGGTGAATTACAAGACGAATCTGCGGAGGATGATGTCTTCTTGAAAAAGATCGAGAGCAACATGTTGACCGAAATGGCACTTCGGGGCATTCCTGATATCAATAAAGTTTTTATCAAGTCAGGAAAGATAAATAGGTTTGATGAAAATGAAGGCTTCAAACCAGATGTTGAGTGGATGCTCGACACTGAAGGCGTTAATCTTTTGGCTGTTATGTGCCATGAAGATATTGATGCAACTAGGACTACAAGCAACCACTTGATTGAAGTTATTGAGGTTCTTGGCATCGAGGCTGTTCGGAGATCTCTCTTGGATGAGTTGCGTGTGGTCATATCTTTTGATGGATCTTATGTGAATTACCGTCACTTGGCTATTCTATGTGACACAATGACCTACAGAGGTCACCTAATGGCCATCACCCGGCATGGTATCAATAGAAATGATACTGGCCCCATGATGAGATGTTCATTCGAGGAAACTGTTGACATCCTCCTTGATGCTGCTGTCTATGCTGAAGGTGACCACCTTAGAGGAGTTACTGAAAATATTATGCTTGGTCAGCTTGCACCAATTGGCACAGGTGATTGTGCACTGTATTTGAATGATCAGATGTTGCAACAGGCGATTGAACTCCAACTTCCTAGTTATATGGATGGTGGTTTTGGTGGTCCTGGTGGATTTGATTTTGGAATGACACCATCTCGATCACCCATATCCGGGACACCATATCATGAAGGAATGATGTCTCCAAGTTACTTGCTGAGCCCAAATATTCGTGCTTCACCGATTACAGATGCTCAGTTTTCTCCTTATGTTGGTGGAATGGCTTTCTCCCCCAGTTCATCTCCAGGTTACAGTCCATCATCTCCAGGCTACAGTCCATCATCTCCGGGATACAGTCCTACTTCTCCAGGTTATAGCCCTACTTCTCCAGGATACAGCCCTACATCTCCCGGTTATAGTCCCACTTCTCCGACCTACAGTCCTAGCTCTCCTGGATATAGTCCTACAAGTCCTGCTTACTCTCCGACAAGTCCATCATATTCGCCAACTTCTCCCAGCTACAGCCCGACCTCTCCCAGTTATAGCCCTACATCTCCTACTTATAGTCCTACTTCCCCCAGTTACAGCCCAACTTCCCCCAGTTACAGTCCTACTTCACCAAGCTACAGCCCTACTTCTCCAGTTTACAGTCCGACTTCCCCAGCCTACAGTCCAACATCTCCTGCCTACAGCCCAACCTCACCATCCTATAGTCCAACATCACCTTCCTATAGTCCGACATCACCTTCATATAGCCCGACATCACCTTCATATAGCCCGACTTCACCATCATACAGTCCTACCTCACCTGCCTATAGCCCAACTTCTCCGGGATACAGCCCAacatctcctagctatagtcctacatCCCCAAGTTATAGCCCCACATCTCCAAGTTACAATCCTGCCTCAGCAAAGTACAGTCCTTCGCTTGCTTATTCTCCAAGCAGTCCAAGGCTGTCACCATCCAGTCCATACGGTCAATCATCTCCAAATTACAG